From Cellulomonas oligotrophica, a single genomic window includes:
- a CDS encoding bifunctional ADP-dependent NAD(P)H-hydrate dehydratase/NAD(P)H-hydrate epimerase, with protein sequence MLLTWDAAAVRAAEEPLLRDGAPLMARAATGLAHHVARLLRGARGAVRGAHAVLLVGGGNNGGDTLHAGALLARRGVRVTALTTVAHPHAEGLAALRTAGGRVLPVPDGDLPAPVRDALDGADVVLDGLLGLGARRGGVRGPGAGLVAPLADLRGRAGAGPLVVAVDLPSGVGVDDGTCAGPVPVADVTVTFGAPQPAHVLPPAAGAVGDLVVVDIGLDLAGPPAVARLEAADVVDLWPVPSASGHKYVRGVVGVVAGSAAYPGAAVLATSGALRAGVGMVRYLGDAPVVAAHPEVVAGPGRVQAWVVGPGVGPDDDVQRSRARDAVARAGSHGEPVVVDAGALDLLPPHVPPHVVLTPHAGELATLLTARGAAVSRADVEASPWEHARRAHEATGATVLLKGPVTVVVGPHGAAYAQADGPPWLATAGAGDVLAGVLGAVLAGRAADVAADPTLPAALAALAALVHGRAAHAANPGGPVTASAVADAVPATVAALLGGTAR encoded by the coding sequence GTGCTGCTGACCTGGGACGCCGCGGCCGTGCGCGCCGCCGAGGAGCCGCTGCTGCGCGACGGCGCGCCGCTGATGGCACGCGCCGCGACGGGGCTCGCGCACCACGTGGCGCGCCTGCTGCGCGGCGCGCGCGGCGCCGTGCGCGGTGCGCACGCGGTGCTGCTCGTCGGCGGGGGGAACAACGGCGGTGACACGTTGCACGCCGGGGCGCTGCTCGCGCGCCGCGGGGTGCGCGTCACGGCGCTGACGACCGTCGCGCACCCCCACGCCGAGGGGCTCGCCGCGCTGCGGACCGCCGGCGGCCGCGTGCTGCCGGTGCCGGACGGCGACCTCCCCGCGCCCGTGCGCGACGCGCTCGACGGCGCCGACGTCGTGCTCGACGGGCTCCTCGGGCTGGGGGCCCGCCGCGGGGGCGTGCGCGGGCCCGGGGCGGGGCTCGTGGCCCCGCTCGCCGACCTGCGGGGCCGCGCGGGCGCCGGCCCGCTCGTCGTCGCCGTGGACCTCCCCTCGGGCGTCGGCGTGGACGACGGGACGTGCGCGGGACCGGTGCCCGTCGCCGACGTGACGGTGACGTTCGGGGCGCCGCAGCCCGCGCACGTGCTGCCGCCGGCGGCCGGGGCGGTCGGCGACCTCGTCGTCGTCGACATCGGTCTCGACCTGGCCGGGCCGCCCGCCGTCGCCCGGCTGGAGGCCGCCGACGTCGTCGACCTGTGGCCGGTCCCGTCGGCGTCCGGGCACAAGTACGTGCGCGGCGTCGTCGGCGTCGTCGCCGGCTCGGCCGCGTACCCCGGGGCCGCGGTGCTCGCGACGTCGGGCGCGCTGCGGGCAGGCGTCGGGATGGTCCGGTACCTCGGCGACGCGCCCGTCGTGGCCGCGCACCCCGAGGTCGTCGCCGGCCCCGGGCGCGTCCAGGCGTGGGTGGTGGGCCCGGGCGTGGGCCCGGACGACGACGTGCAGCGTTCCCGGGCGCGGGACGCCGTGGCCCGCGCCGGGTCGCACGGCGAGCCGGTCGTGGTCGACGCCGGCGCCCTCGACCTGCTGCCCCCGCACGTCCCGCCGCACGTGGTGCTGACCCCGCACGCCGGCGAGCTCGCCACGCTCCTCACCGCCCGGGGCGCCGCGGTCTCCCGCGCCGACGTGGAGGCGTCGCCCTGGGAGCACGCCCGGCGCGCCCACGAGGCCACGGGCGCCACCGTGCTGCTCAAGGGGCCCGTGACGGTCGTCGTCGGCCCGCACGGCGCGGCCTACGCCCAGGCCGACGGCCCGCCGTGGCTGGCCACGGCCGGGGCCGGCGACGTCCTCGCCGGCGTGCTGGGCGCCGTCCTCGCGGGCCGTGCGGCCGACGTCGCGGCCGACCCGACGCTGCCCGCGGCGCTCGCCGCCCTGGCCGCGCTCGTGCACGGGCGGGCGGCGCACGCGGCCAACCCCGGCGGGCCCGTCACGGCGTCCGCCGTCGCCGACGCGGTCCCGGCGACCGTCGCCGCGCTGCTCGGCGGGACGGCACGGTGA
- the alr gene encoding alanine racemase gives MNDFPARVVVDLGAVRQNVRSLAAHAPTAQVMTVVKADAYGHGLVPCALAALEGGATWLGTAQVSEALHLRRAGVTGARVLTWLYAPGAPLREAVEADVDVSVAAPWALDELVAAARAAGRPARVHLKVDTGLSRNGLVPAQLDGVLAAALAAQAEGVLEVVGVWSHLAYADDPGHPSVRAQAAVFTDAVAAVERAGARLEVRHLANSAATLTAPDLHWDLVRPGIAAYGISPVPQVGGPERFGLVPAMTFEARLATVKPVPAGAGVSYGHEYTTPADTVLGVVPVGYADGVPRHASGRSGALGGPLQVGGRRLGVAGRVCMDQVVVDLGAGAREVAGDRVVLWGPGTDGGPTAQDWADVAGTIAYELVTRVGARVPREYVDTDAAHGRARDVPSVVAASVGGGR, from the coding sequence GTGAACGACTTCCCCGCGCGCGTGGTCGTCGACCTCGGCGCCGTCCGTCAGAACGTCAGGTCGTTGGCCGCGCACGCCCCGACCGCCCAGGTCATGACCGTCGTCAAGGCCGACGCGTACGGGCACGGCCTCGTGCCGTGCGCGCTCGCGGCCCTCGAGGGCGGGGCCACCTGGCTCGGCACGGCCCAGGTCTCCGAGGCCCTGCACCTGCGCCGCGCCGGCGTCACCGGCGCGCGCGTGCTGACGTGGCTGTACGCCCCCGGCGCGCCCCTGCGCGAGGCCGTCGAGGCCGACGTCGACGTCTCCGTCGCTGCGCCCTGGGCGCTCGACGAGCTCGTCGCGGCGGCGCGTGCCGCCGGGCGGCCGGCGCGCGTGCACCTCAAGGTCGACACGGGCCTGTCCCGCAACGGACTGGTCCCCGCACAGCTCGACGGCGTGCTCGCCGCCGCGCTCGCGGCCCAGGCCGAGGGCGTGCTGGAGGTCGTGGGGGTGTGGTCGCACCTCGCGTACGCCGACGACCCCGGCCACCCGTCGGTGCGCGCGCAGGCCGCGGTGTTCACCGACGCCGTCGCGGCCGTCGAGCGCGCCGGGGCGCGCCTGGAGGTCCGGCACCTGGCCAACTCCGCCGCGACCCTCACGGCCCCGGACCTGCACTGGGACCTCGTGCGCCCGGGCATCGCGGCCTACGGGATCTCGCCCGTGCCGCAGGTCGGCGGCCCCGAGCGCTTCGGCCTCGTGCCGGCGATGACGTTCGAGGCGCGGCTCGCGACGGTCAAGCCGGTGCCCGCCGGCGCGGGCGTCAGCTACGGGCACGAGTACACGACCCCGGCCGACACGGTGCTGGGCGTCGTCCCCGTGGGCTACGCGGACGGGGTGCCGCGGCACGCGTCGGGCCGGTCCGGCGCCCTCGGCGGTCCGCTGCAGGTCGGGGGGCGGCGTCTGGGGGTCGCCGGGCGCGTGTGCATGGACCAGGTCGTCGTCGACCTCGGCGCCGGTGCGCGGGAGGTCGCGGGCGACCGCGTCGTGCTCTGGGGCCCCGGCACGGACGGTGGCCCGACCGCGCAGGACTGGGCCGACGTCGCGGGGACGATCGCGTACGAGCTCGTCACGCGGGTCGGCGCCCGGGTGCCGCGCGAGTACGTCGACACCGACGCCGCCCACGGTCGCGCCCGGGACGTCCCGTCCGTCGTCGCCGCGAGCGTCGGCGGTGGCCGGTGA
- a CDS encoding nucleoside/nucleotide kinase family protein, with amino-acid sequence MTTPLPAPLAARVDALLARGGRRLLGIAGAPGAGKSTLAARVAAAHPGRAVVVPMDGFHLAQRTLEALGRADRKGAPDTFDADGFVALLRRLRDPRPGATGWAPEYRRDLRNPVAGAIGVPADVPLVVVEGNYLLLDAHGFGPVADLLDESWFVAPDDGVRLARLVARHEAFGKTPDAARAWSTGPDEANARLVAAGAARADVVVDPDDPDAGRPGGPTPGR; translated from the coding sequence GTGACGACCCCGCTGCCCGCGCCGCTCGCCGCCCGGGTGGACGCGCTGCTGGCCCGGGGCGGACGGCGGCTGCTCGGGATCGCCGGCGCCCCCGGTGCCGGCAAGTCCACCCTCGCGGCCCGCGTCGCCGCCGCCCACCCCGGTCGTGCCGTCGTCGTGCCGATGGACGGCTTCCACCTCGCGCAGCGGACGCTCGAGGCGCTCGGGCGCGCCGACCGCAAGGGCGCCCCCGACACGTTCGACGCCGACGGGTTCGTCGCGCTCCTGCGCCGCCTGCGCGACCCGCGGCCCGGCGCCACCGGGTGGGCGCCGGAGTACCGCCGCGACCTGCGCAACCCGGTCGCCGGGGCGATCGGGGTCCCGGCGGACGTGCCGCTCGTCGTGGTCGAGGGCAACTACCTGCTGCTCGACGCGCACGGGTTCGGCCCCGTCGCCGACCTGCTCGACGAGAGCTGGTTCGTCGCCCCGGACGACGGTGTGCGCCTGGCCCGCCTCGTGGCGCGCCACGAGGCGTTCGGCAAGACCCCCGACGCGGCACGGGCGTGGTCGACGGGCCCGGACGAGGCGAACGCCAGGCTCGTGGCCGCGGGTGCGGCCCGCGCGGACGTCGTGGTCGACCCGGACGACCCCGACGCCGGGCGCCCGGGTGGGCCCACGCCCGGGCGGTGA